A region from the Lolium perenne isolate Kyuss_39 chromosome 4, Kyuss_2.0, whole genome shotgun sequence genome encodes:
- the LOC127297654 gene encoding non-specific lipid-transfer protein 2G, with protein sequence MAVLRKEAVLAALMLALVVLAAAPGGARAACDASQLAVCVSAITGGAPPTTVCCANLKAQQGCFCQYAKDPAYGRYIKSPNARKTLESCHLAVPTC encoded by the coding sequence ATGGCGGTGCTGAGGAAGGAGGCGGTGCTGGCGGCTCTGATGCTGGCGCTGGTGGTGCTTGCGGCGGCGCCGGGCGGGGCGCGCGCGGCGTGCGACGCGTCGCAGCTGGCGGTGTGCGTGTCGGCGATCACCGGCGGGGCGCCGCCGACCACCGTGTGCTGCGCGAACCTGAAGGCGCAGCAGGGGTGCTTCTGCCAGTACGCCAAGGACCCCGCCTACGGCCGCTACATCAAGAGCCCCAACGCCCGCAAGACTCTCGAGTCCTGCCACCTCGCCGTCCCAACCTGCTAG